The Streptomyces sp. NBC_01463 DNA window TGCCGGGCAGCGCCGTGGCGACCAGGGCGAGCAGGGCGGCGACGCCCACCACGGTCACGTACACCAGGGGCACCACGGCGGGCGCCGCACCGCCCGTCATGCCGATGCTGAAGGCGGTCAGCACGGCGAGCGCGATCCCGGTGCCCAGGGCCGTCGCGACGAGCAGCACCGACAGCGTCTCGATGCGCAGCATCCGCAGCACCTGGCGGCGGGTCGCCCCGGCCAGCCGGAGCAGCGCGAACTCCTTGATCCGCTCGGAGACCGACATGGCGAGCGTGTTGACGACGGCGATGGCGGTGAAGGCCAGGACCAGCCCCATCGCGAGGAGGTTCACCTCGGCGTTCTCCTGCTGGCGGTCCGCCTGGAGCCGGTCGGCGGTCTCGGGGGCCACGAGCGTGAGCCCCGGGAACGGGCGTACCGCGGCGGCCAGTTCGTTACGGCTCGCGTCACCGGCGACCAGGACGGTCGCGGCCAGGGGGTTGTCCATGTGCCGGGCGACCAGGTCGTGCGGCAGCGTCAGGTCGCCGAAGCCCAGGCCCCGGCGGTAGACGGCGGCGACCGTGAGGGTGGCGGGGGTGCCGTCGCCCAGGTGCAGCTTCAGCTCGCTGCCGGGGCGCAGCCCCAGCTGGTCGGCGGCGAGTTCGCTGACGGCGGCGGTACGGGTGCCCGCGGTGAACGCGGCGAGCGAACCCCGCGTCACACCGGGGTCCCAGGTGCGGTCGAATCCGGCCGCCGTGACCCCCTGGGCCGGGTACTTGGTGAGCCCGACCCGGACGGTGGTGCGGACCACCTCCGTGGCGGCGGTGACTCCGGGCGTCGCACGGACGGCCGCGGCGGCGGCCGGGGGGACGCCGGGGCCCCTCGACGCGCCCAGCACCCAGGTGGCGTGGGTGCCCTCACGGGCCTGGGCGAGCGCGGCGTCACCGAGGGTCGGCTGCACGAAGAGAACCGTGCAGGTCATGCCGATGAGCAGGGTGAGGGGGGTGACGACGGAGGCCATCCGGGTGGAGTTCCCGCGAATGTTCGCGGCCGCCAGGGCGCCGACATGGCCGGTCATCCGGAGCACCCCGGCCAGCAGGACGGCGGCAGCGCGGACCAGGAGCGGGCCGAGCAGTGAGACCGCCGTGGCGCAGACCACCACGGCCAGGAAGGTGACAGGCGTGGAGGCGGCCTCGGTGTGCAGGATGCCGAGGAGCGCGATCAGTACCCCGCCGCCGATGAGCAGGGCCAGGCCCGCGACGGTCCGGCCCCGGGCGGGGCGGCGCCGCTCGACCGCGGCCTCGGCCATCGCCTCGGCCGGACGGAGACGGGCGATGCGGCGGCC harbors:
- a CDS encoding FtsX-like permease family protein is translated as MMLRYALRTVRDRKGGFLGALLALMCAAALVTACGTLLETGLRGRIATERYAATPLVVSADQNVHRTTVKHRGNGKTKVKHKAKPVAERAWLPAGTADRLRNLEGVRTVVPELTFLAEPLGLPSRGEDDGPPSYGHAWDSAPLTPFALTAGRAPASADDVVIDRGLAGRAGLTAGDRLTVQSTRAPRTYRVSGIAAPRGHGELRQQTSLFFSTAEAERLAARPGQVSALGVLPVPGTDTGLLKERVAHALKGTTAQVSTGDGRGPVEFLDAAGARVKLVSMGGAMGGTSLLVAVLVVVGTFALSIQQRHRELALLRTIAATSRQIRRLLGREALLVGAVAGVLGALAGLPLARWLHGRFIDMGVIPATLERTAGILPACAALAVTLLGAWAAARIAGRRIARLRPAEAMAEAAVERRRPARGRTVAGLALLIGGGVLIALLGILHTEAASTPVTFLAVVVCATAVSLLGPLLVRAAAVLLAGVLRMTGHVGALAAANIRGNSTRMASVVTPLTLLIGMTCTVLFVQPTLGDAALAQAREGTHATWVLGASRGPGVPPAAAAAVRATPGVTAATEVVRTTVRVGLTKYPAQGVTAAGFDRTWDPGVTRGSLAAFTAGTRTAAVSELAADQLGLRPGSELKLHLGDGTPATLTVAAVYRRGLGFGDLTLPHDLVARHMDNPLAATVLVAGDASRNELAAAVRPFPGLTLVAPETADRLQADRQQENAEVNLLAMGLVLAFTAIAVVNTLAMSVSERIKEFALLRLAGATRRQVLRMLRIETLSVLLVATALGTGIALAVLTAFSIGMTGGAAPAVVPLVYVTVVGVAALLALVATALPGRLALKARPVEAVTSR